A stretch of DNA from Takifugu flavidus isolate HTHZ2018 chromosome 13, ASM371156v2, whole genome shotgun sequence:
ACTGAGTGGACGGTCTGCAGAGAAGACAATAGTTGGACTTTTGGTCCTGGAAGCTTTTGAAGCAGCAACATTTCAGGCTTCTCTTACATGAGCTTTGCTCTCTCCTCTAACACATCCACTTGCAGGGTTGTGGGTTTGATTCCCATCAGATGGAGCCTCTTAACCCAGAAcggcagctggaggaaattCTGTGTCACCACTCGGATCCTCGGCGAGATCACAGAGGACAAATTCAGTGTTTATTTGGCTAAAGTGTGAGACAGCAGCATCGTCACTCCATCGCTCTGCCGATAGATGTTTCTGCACTAAAGGTCAGACCACCGCAGCATCTGAGAAGACACAGCTGTCAGACCTCACACATCACCTGACCTGCACTACCAGAAGTTTCCACCAACTTTGGGAAAGGTGTTGAAGCCCTGGTCACATCCAAGCGTGAGCAGTTGGTAGCAGCCAAGGGCAAAATAACTGTGTTGGCGGCAGAGCTAGGATAGCGCCAGATGAAGATGCTTATTTCTTACTGGTCAGAGGAAACAACCAGATGTTCTCCATGGTCCACCAGCAGGCAACGAGCTGTGCAGCACACAGAGTCCACAATGAGCGACTCCACCACGGCCCGGCACCATGactgcagcacagaccagtACACTACACAAACCTGCGGGGAAATACAGGCACGCACATGTCCGGCCCAGCCTAGCTTCAATCCAACGGTGTGTTAGGTGCTGTCTTACCTGCCCCTCCTCTAACACAGAGGGCTTCAGCTCCTGCTGGTCCTTGGTGACATCATGGTAGAATAAGTTCATCTGCAGCATGAGATGTTTGTACTTCTCCACgatgtctgtctctcctccaggtccCAAGTAAACTCGACTCCAGATGCAGGATGGACTGTCCACCTGCAGTCAACAAAGAACCAAAATCGTTGGTGGGTCCATTTGGAACTGGACTTAAATCTAAGCCTTTACTGTTCCCACAGATGGCAGAAAAAGACAGCTAAAACAAGCAGTGCTCCTGGAAGTTGGTGGATGTGGAAAAGTCAAGACCAAGACATGTCAAAATGATGACTGGACCACAACATAAAACTGCATTAACATAAATCCACGATTGAAGTCAATGTAGATTTTTCTACTGTTGAAATCCTCACAAACATTAAAACGATGTCTGATAAATTACATTTAGCACGCGACATCAAACAAGCCACTGTAAATTCAACCTTATCAAATGAAGGACTTTGTCCACCCTCTGCTAAAGCCAAGAGGTCAGAAAATCTCTGATTTACCTTTACAATGGATGTTGTCGCCATTGTGGTTGGCTTTAATCAATATGCACTACAGTTTCACCTCAACACAGTGGACGCTGTCGGGAAAAAAAGTCACTAATTTTAACTCAAATTAAACAcgaagaacaaaaaaaagtcaAGTTAAGTCATACGAAATTAGCATGCgtgagctaatgctagctagctCATTGGTGGCACATTGCTTTCAAATATAAAGCTTAGAATATTCTAGAATGGGTGATGCTGCCGTCTAGTAATAGTCATTGTTTGCCTggctgttgttggttttttatttgttttttgttttttcagtcaACCAAAGGAAATATTAATCTTACCAGGGACCGAATTTCTACACGAAACAGCCGGTAAATGCGGGGGGCACGTGTGTGCAGTTTTAGCCGTGACCGACAGAGGTCAGTGACAAGCCAGCTGTGTAGTTACGATCTAATGATCCTGGTTCGAGTCCGTGTCAGAGTCCGGGTCTCGGCACCGTCTGTGGCGAGTTTCCATGTTTCTTTCCACATTTCAGCATATCAGAGACTCTAAACTGTCCCcctgcgcgcgcgcgcgtgtcctgtgatggacagaaTACCTGTCCTAGTGTGTTCCTATCTTTCACCTGGTGTCGGCTGAGATGTACACTACCACCTGGGTTAGAACCAGACCTCACTGACCACAAACTGCAAGGATGGGTTTACTTCAGATGCTTGGCAGAATACTTTAGGTCTGACTAGCTAACTAATTAGGCCTGAACATTATTTTATATTCATCATATCAAAATGCACACCATACAGCAAAAGCAATTGTGTGTTCCATATGCAGCCATTCCAAACTGTATCCATGTTGCAGTTTTCAGCGTTGTTGCTGAATATCATATAAAGAGCAAATACATAATATCtaacatttgtttctctcatctGTAAAGAATTTTCTGCTTAAGGCGGCTTCGATTCTCTTCTGCTTCCCTAATCTACATTTGTCGAGTTTCACTCAACGTATCTTTGAGTAAAGCTTTTGTGCTATGTGCTTTTGTGCTCTATCTGATTTTGGGCTCTAATGGCGTCATTTACTGTCTCGTTTGGAGTTAGACTCAGGATCGGGGAAGAAAAGCTTATGCGCTTTTGACTGATCAATCTGCCCTCCAGTCCAGCAGGAGACGGTAATTCACCTGCTTACCGTTTGTTTACCGAACGTTAtagaacaagaagaagaagaagcagtagAGGAAGATTTTAAAtatgattagggttagggttactttgATTTGCTCTAATGTGGGAGCTTTTTAGGGATGGAGATCAAAGGAGCCGCTGTCGTTAACACACTTCCGCCCTATGGACACGTTATTGCCGCCGAGAAGTGGAGAAACTCTATGCTTCTTCAAGGTTTAAAAGGTGAGAGGAGCACTATTTGTTTCTATTTTAGGATATAAGTTGTCTTTCTAAGTTGTCTTTCATCAGGTTTTTATTAGTTCAGTTGCTACACAGTCGAAAAAGGTTGATACTGTCAAATGATGTTCTGACTTCATTGGAGGACAGTCGGACATAAGGTGCTAATTAACAGATTTGACCCGTCACTTTTCTATACATGGTGGCAAACAGAAGCTGAAACTTTCAGAGAGAAACAGCGTTTTCTTCTCATCATGCTGTAGGTGAAGGAGTGAAAATCCTGTTTGAGAGTCACCTGGGGCCTGCAGATTTCCATCTGCCCAACAAAAGCTGCGTCCTCTACCTGTCTGAGTGTGACGTCATCGCTGGCAACGGCTACAAGAGGAAGGTGGTTCGCTACAGAAACGTGAGTTTTAACCACAATCTGTTTTATGCTACTGTTCCAAAGCCTGAGACAAACTGTGCACGTCCTCTTTTCAAGGTCAGTGGTAGTTTACAGGAGTTGGTGCTAGTGGAGGACAGCCAGCTCTGTCAGCAGTACTTTTCCAGCGTGCAGAAGTTCGTGACATTTGATCTGGGCCTGACTCTGCTGCCGGTCAGGGGTCAGAATGAGGCCTCGCAGCTCATCGCTCAGATGGtaaatcacaaacacaaacctgatCAGAAACTCACCTTTGTTTGGCTGAAGAGACAAGGGACACAAGTCTCATCCATACAAGCACGCTTCATGTCTCAAAGCTTTATTTTACTTCAAAATATGTGTCTTTTGAAAAGGTCCCTCTTGCAGCAGTGGTCCTCGCTGCTTTCCTGCTGGTGGAAGTTCAACAGAAACATTAAGTTGGGGAAAAACTGTGATGCTGATCTCTTTGCTTACTGTAACTCACAGGATTAATGATATCTCAAACAACCTCTCACAGGGAAACATCAGGATGTTATAGATGGACATTCCTGAATTCTCTCAGAGGTGCCAGATCCATCACATTAAATGTGCTTTAATCAATCAAAATTCTTTATAGTCTCGCAGCGTTGTCTTCTGGTTTCCAGGTGCACATGGACGATAGGGACAACACGTTCAGGAGACGAACTTCGTTTCAGCTGTTGGACCCACTGGTCTTGAGTGTGGTCCTGCAGGTCCCCGGGGTAGGCCGTGTCAAGGCCCTAGCTCTGTTGAAGCACTTctccagcctccagcagctctgcaacGCTGCTCCTTCTCAACTGGAGCCCATTGTaggtcaggctgcagctctgctcatcCACCACTTTTTCAACAAACCTGTGAAGCCAGTTTGTTTCTGACGGACCGCCACTTGGGGGCGCCTGTAGACCCTCCATTGGCTGTCATCTTCAACCTCCGTCTGTAATGTTGGAACAGCTTTAACTGTACAGAATGTTCTTAGGATTGTTCAGCAAACATTTATTGAAAATGTGGAACAAGACATCAAGTGTGTCCATATTCATTCATGTCACAGTTCTGTGAGAATAAAGACTGATTACTTCCATCCCTGGTGCACACGCTTCTCTGCTCGTTACACCTGCTTTATTTCCTGTGGCTTCCTGGGAGCAGAGAGGTTTCTGAATCGCGTAATTTCCAACAATTGGCTTTTTTATTCTGCAGTGAAACTCTGATCTACATCAGAAAAAAACCTTAGAGTCTTTCAGCTCTGAGATGGGGCACAACTATTTGATTTAGTCCTGTTGGTCCATTTAAAGCTGCATCATGTGAAGGTTCAGAATAGCTGCTGTTTGCCTTTCACCCAGGTTTTTTGACCTCACTTATCTCTCCTCACTTTCCTGTATTTTACTTGTCTTTTGAACCCAGGAGGACCCTTTTACCACATATACACAATAAGCTTGATTTGGCCCCGTAGACCTGCCGACAGtcaaattcaataaaaacatgaagCAAACACTCCCCACCACTCCTCTAGAGAGGAACAGTGGCTGAAGGTCATTGTGGGCCCTGAAGAGCCAGTCTTCCTGTCCCATCTGGAgccttttcatgtgtttttccctctgtcctAGA
This window harbors:
- the faap24 gene encoding Fanconi anemia core complex-associated protein 24, translating into MEIKGAAVVNTLPPYGHVIAAEKWRNSMLLQGLKGEGVKILFESHLGPADFHLPNKSCVLYLSECDVIAGNGYKRKVVRYRNVSGSLQELVLVEDSQLCQQYFSSVQKFVTFDLGLTLLPVRGQNEASQLIAQMVHMDDRDNTFRRRTSFQLLDPLVLSVVLQVPGVGRVKALALLKHFSSLQQLCNAAPSQLEPIVGQAAALLIHHFFNKPVKPVCF